In Aliamphritea ceti, a single window of DNA contains:
- a CDS encoding TRAP transporter small permease subunit, producing the protein MAGISRLLDLQDGISEFIGKAISWMCLAMMGVLVYEITARYLFNSPTSWAHETTTMLYGTFCILAGVYTHKHHGHVRSEAIYHLFSPRGRAILDVITGGIGLVIFAVFFNVAFEFAADSWRSGELSSKSTWAPPIYPFKSVLPLAVGLMWLQSLAHFIRDLRVALNMDKPSQPTATSE; encoded by the coding sequence ATGGCCGGGATATCTCGCTTACTTGACCTCCAAGACGGGATATCCGAATTCATCGGCAAGGCCATCTCATGGATGTGCCTTGCCATGATGGGCGTTCTCGTATACGAGATCACCGCGCGATATCTGTTTAACAGCCCAACCTCATGGGCACACGAAACCACCACCATGCTATACGGTACTTTCTGTATTCTGGCCGGTGTGTATACCCACAAGCATCACGGCCATGTACGCAGTGAAGCTATCTACCATCTGTTTTCACCCCGTGGCAGAGCAATACTCGATGTCATCACCGGTGGTATCGGACTGGTTATCTTTGCCGTGTTCTTTAATGTGGCGTTCGAATTTGCTGCCGATTCATGGCGCAGTGGCGAGCTGTCATCGAAAAGCACATGGGCACCACCGATTTACCCGTTTAAATCTGTATTACCTCTGGCTGTTGGCCTGATGTGGTTACAGAGCCTGGCTCACTTTATCCGTGATCTGCGCGTTGCCCTGAACATGGATAAGCCGTCGCAACCGACCGCTACTTCCGAATAA
- a CDS encoding aldehyde dehydrogenase family protein: MKTLDNLYINGHWQASASDSFIDVINPSNNQVFLRVPQGNSDDIELAVQAARQALPAWAASLASIRADLMRKIATEMRNRYDELVDAHVKSMGCPRHMTGAFHVDAPIEAMEFYADLAYKMESVEERNNVLLLKEPVGVCAFINPWNYPLHQLIGKVAPALAAGCTIIAKPAEQTPELDFLMAEIFHKVGLPAGVFNLVSGMGTEIGPVMSSHPEVDMVSFTGSTRAGIQVAAAAAPGVKRVCQELGGKSAYIITEEADLAAAVRYGVEDVMGNTGQTCNALTRMLVPQSRYEEAVALAAEIAAEQVVGDPDDDATTMGPMASHRQKETVENYIRLGLEEGARLVIGGPGAPESLPESIRDGAFVQPTIFADVHNHMRIAREEIFGPVLCMIPYSDTEEAIEIANDTPYGLSSGVYAKDAASAIPIARRLQAGQCYIQGAYFSMDAPFGGYKQSGNGREWGEHGMDEYMETKAIICG, translated from the coding sequence ATGAAAACCCTCGACAACCTTTATATCAACGGACACTGGCAAGCATCCGCCAGTGACAGCTTCATCGATGTCATTAATCCAAGTAATAATCAGGTTTTTCTGCGTGTGCCACAGGGCAACAGCGATGATATAGAACTGGCTGTCCAGGCTGCCCGACAGGCATTACCGGCCTGGGCCGCGTCACTGGCCAGTATCCGTGCTGACCTGATGCGTAAGATTGCCACCGAAATGCGCAACCGTTACGACGAGCTGGTAGACGCGCATGTAAAATCAATGGGCTGTCCACGCCATATGACCGGTGCATTCCATGTCGACGCGCCTATAGAGGCAATGGAGTTTTATGCTGACCTGGCCTACAAAATGGAATCTGTAGAAGAACGTAATAATGTCCTGCTATTGAAAGAACCTGTCGGTGTCTGCGCCTTTATCAATCCATGGAACTACCCTCTGCATCAGCTGATCGGCAAAGTAGCACCCGCTCTCGCGGCTGGTTGTACGATCATCGCAAAACCTGCTGAACAGACCCCTGAACTGGATTTCCTCATGGCAGAGATCTTCCATAAGGTAGGCCTCCCGGCAGGTGTATTTAATCTTGTATCAGGTATGGGCACGGAAATAGGTCCGGTCATGTCCAGTCACCCTGAAGTCGACATGGTTTCTTTTACCGGCTCGACCCGGGCTGGCATTCAGGTAGCTGCTGCCGCAGCACCCGGCGTTAAACGCGTATGCCAGGAACTGGGCGGCAAGTCTGCATACATCATTACCGAAGAGGCAGACCTCGCTGCAGCTGTCCGCTATGGCGTCGAGGACGTTATGGGCAACACAGGCCAAACCTGTAACGCACTAACCCGCATGCTGGTTCCTCAGAGTCGCTACGAAGAAGCTGTCGCACTGGCGGCTGAAATTGCCGCTGAGCAGGTTGTTGGCGATCCGGATGACGACGCGACAACCATGGGCCCTATGGCCTCACACCGACAAAAAGAAACCGTTGAAAACTATATCCGCTTAGGATTAGAAGAAGGTGCGCGGCTTGTGATAGGTGGCCCGGGCGCACCGGAAAGTCTGCCTGAATCTATACGTGACGGGGCATTCGTTCAACCCACAATTTTTGCTGATGTTCATAACCATATGCGCATTGCCCGGGAAGAAATTTTCGGACCGGTTCTGTGTATGATTCCTTATTCAGATACAGAAGAAGCAATCGAGATTGCCAACGACACGCCTTATGGATTGTCTTCCGGCGTCTATGCTAAGGACGCCGCCAGTGCGATTCCAATTGCCCGACGTTTACAGGCAGGTCAGTGCTATATACAAGGCGCGTATTTTTCCATGGATGCACCCTTCGGTGGTTATAAGCAGTCGGGTAATGGCCGTGAATGGGGTGAACACGGCATGGATGAATATATGGAAACTAAAGCCATTATCTGTGGCTAA
- a CDS encoding trans-sulfuration enzyme family protein codes for MEQQDKVETLLAQAGHYLDKKTGAVVPPIQPSTTFARDEQGELYDSSRIYARDQSVNAEMAEAVLCKLENGAACKMFASGMAAATALVQTLRPGDRIIAPKVMYWSLRGWLITFCEDWGIQLDFYDVGDMQNLADVIQAAPVQLVWAETPANPTWEVVDIAQAADLAHQAGAQLVVDSTVATPLLSQPIALGADYVFHSATKYINGHSDVVAGALICAREDDRWQKAALIRAQHGGILGPFESWLLLRGMRTMHVRVERACENAMAFARHFEGYPGVKAVMYPGLESHPQHTIAAAQMQGGFGGMLSVRFDGGREKTARIMGSLKHFVRATSLGGVESLVEHRALIEGETSPVPDDLLRFSIGIENIHDLIADLEQAISS; via the coding sequence ATGGAACAGCAGGATAAGGTCGAAACACTACTGGCACAGGCCGGTCATTACCTGGACAAGAAAACCGGAGCTGTAGTACCGCCGATTCAGCCTTCGACTACCTTCGCCCGCGATGAACAGGGAGAACTGTACGACAGTAGCCGTATTTATGCCCGGGATCAGAGCGTTAATGCTGAGATGGCTGAAGCAGTGCTGTGTAAGCTGGAAAATGGCGCAGCCTGTAAAATGTTTGCCTCAGGCATGGCAGCAGCTACTGCACTGGTTCAGACGTTACGTCCAGGTGACCGTATTATTGCGCCTAAAGTGATGTACTGGTCGTTGCGCGGCTGGTTGATTACTTTCTGCGAAGACTGGGGGATTCAGCTGGATTTCTATGATGTCGGTGATATGCAAAATCTGGCGGATGTTATTCAGGCTGCACCGGTGCAACTGGTCTGGGCTGAAACACCTGCGAATCCTACCTGGGAAGTGGTGGATATCGCTCAGGCTGCTGATTTAGCTCATCAGGCTGGCGCTCAGCTGGTTGTTGATTCTACTGTTGCAACGCCGTTACTCAGCCAGCCGATAGCACTGGGTGCTGATTATGTGTTCCATTCAGCGACTAAGTACATTAATGGCCATAGTGATGTGGTTGCCGGGGCGTTAATTTGTGCCCGTGAAGATGATCGCTGGCAGAAAGCTGCGTTAATCCGGGCGCAGCATGGTGGTATTTTAGGGCCATTTGAAAGTTGGCTGCTGTTACGTGGGATGCGCACTATGCATGTACGGGTTGAGCGTGCCTGCGAAAATGCGATGGCGTTTGCACGTCATTTTGAAGGCTATCCGGGGGTCAAAGCGGTGATGTATCCGGGCCTGGAAAGTCATCCACAGCACACAATAGCTGCGGCGCAGATGCAAGGTGGTTTTGGCGGTATGTTATCCGTTCGGTTCGACGGCGGGCGGGAAAAGACTGCACGTATTATGGGTAGCCTGAAGCATTTTGTTCGTGCCACCTCTCTGGGCGGTGTCGAAAGTCTTGTTGAGCACCGGGCACTGATTGAAGGTGAGACGAGTCCTGTGCCGGATGACTTACTACGTTTCTCCATCGGTATTGAAAATATTCATGACCTTATTGCCGATCTTGAGCAGGCTATATCCTCATAA
- a CDS encoding TRAP transporter large permease: MLDLDPLVVTGGMFGCMLLMLILGAPLTWSLLTVGVGSAYFLWGPAGLELLAISTFASMDNFLLVALPMFIFMGLMLQRSGITDELFDMINKLMGGTPGGLGMGTIIVCALIAAMAGVSGAATVSLGIIALPAMLKRGYDKKLATGTIMAGGALGFLIPPSVLMIIYAFLARESVGKLFAAGLMPGLMLAGIYILYVYIRAKMNPSLAPPIDEADRVDLKGKLIALKALVLPGSLIATVLSFIIFGITSPSEASAVGAVGSIICAALYRNLTKEVMKDVLISTTKLMGMLLWITLAAVFFSKVYIGLGAGMVLEEFIEDAELSAYWVIVAMLACYFLLGMFLDDFAIVFITVPLFVPIVDSLGFDTVWFAVLFIISMQSAYLTPPFGYNLFYMRSVAPPSVTIYDLYKAAIPFVFLQIIGLALVVTFPQIALWLPELIFG, encoded by the coding sequence GTGTTAGATCTCGATCCTTTAGTAGTCACCGGGGGCATGTTCGGCTGCATGCTGCTGATGTTGATTCTCGGCGCACCACTGACCTGGTCACTACTGACCGTCGGTGTTGGTTCTGCCTATTTCCTGTGGGGGCCTGCCGGCCTTGAATTGCTGGCTATCAGCACCTTCGCCTCCATGGACAACTTTCTGCTCGTCGCTTTACCGATGTTTATCTTCATGGGTCTGATGCTGCAACGTTCCGGCATCACCGACGAACTCTTCGACATGATTAACAAGCTGATGGGCGGCACGCCTGGCGGTTTGGGCATGGGGACAATTATTGTCTGCGCCCTGATAGCAGCGATGGCCGGTGTTTCTGGTGCGGCAACCGTCAGCCTGGGTATTATTGCCCTGCCAGCCATGCTTAAACGTGGCTACGATAAGAAACTTGCAACCGGCACCATTATGGCCGGCGGCGCGCTGGGCTTTCTGATTCCGCCAAGCGTATTAATGATCATCTACGCCTTCCTGGCACGGGAATCTGTTGGCAAGCTATTCGCTGCTGGCCTTATGCCTGGTCTGATGTTGGCAGGTATTTACATTCTATATGTCTATATCCGTGCCAAAATGAATCCATCACTGGCACCGCCAATTGATGAAGCAGACCGCGTCGATCTGAAAGGTAAACTGATAGCACTGAAAGCTCTGGTTCTGCCAGGCTCACTGATCGCAACTGTACTTAGCTTCATTATTTTCGGTATCACTTCACCATCAGAAGCATCTGCTGTCGGTGCTGTCGGTTCAATCATCTGTGCTGCGCTGTACCGAAACCTGACTAAAGAAGTCATGAAAGATGTACTAATCAGCACCACTAAGCTGATGGGGATGCTGCTCTGGATTACTCTGGCCGCTGTATTCTTCAGTAAAGTGTATATTGGCCTGGGTGCCGGTATGGTGTTGGAAGAGTTCATCGAAGACGCCGAACTATCTGCTTACTGGGTAATTGTCGCCATGCTGGCCTGTTACTTCCTGTTAGGTATGTTCCTGGACGACTTCGCCATTGTCTTCATTACAGTACCGTTATTCGTACCTATCGTTGATAGTCTGGGCTTTGATACTGTCTGGTTCGCCGTGCTGTTTATCATCAGCATGCAATCCGCTTACCTTACACCGCCCTTTGGCTACAATCTGTTCTATATGCGATCGGTTGCACCGCCCAGCGTTACCATTTATGACCTGTATAAGGCTGCGATTCCTTTCGTATTCCTGCAGATCATTGGTCTGGCACTGGTAGTCACCTTCCCACAAATCGCACTTTGGTTACCGGAACTGATCTTCGGTTAA
- a CDS encoding LysR substrate-binding domain-containing protein: MAIDLRKLPPLKALKGFEAAARLQSVRGAAEELNLTHPAISHQIHTLEADLGVKLFARQGRNVVLTEAGEALYPSVRAALELLIKGAEAVKAQNANPALRLQAYITLSIRWLASRLSDFRAQHPDIEINLRANNSAWEFDEANTDIGLIYSRTKMPAHVHWIELFPSRVYPVCSPQLVKEAECPLSVQQLENYPLLMVSTEKGYWGWDEWFVSLGADEQLRQSPVVVDTLAVALEMAIAGQGIALVNGPVAEDALAAGQLIRPVAEYTAGNGEWGIAVPKALLNDTRVITFIDWLKQQASGA; encoded by the coding sequence ATGGCTATCGATTTACGTAAATTGCCGCCTTTAAAAGCATTAAAAGGTTTTGAAGCTGCTGCTCGTTTACAGAGTGTGCGCGGCGCGGCCGAGGAGCTGAATCTGACGCATCCGGCTATCAGTCATCAGATTCATACGCTGGAAGCAGATCTCGGTGTAAAGCTATTTGCCCGTCAGGGACGTAATGTTGTGCTCACGGAAGCTGGTGAGGCTTTGTACCCTAGCGTTAGAGCTGCGTTGGAATTACTGATCAAAGGTGCTGAAGCAGTAAAAGCTCAGAATGCTAACCCCGCGTTACGCTTGCAAGCTTATATAACCTTGTCGATTCGCTGGTTGGCAAGCCGTTTGAGTGACTTTCGCGCTCAGCACCCGGATATTGAGATTAACTTACGGGCAAATAATTCTGCCTGGGAATTTGATGAAGCTAATACCGATATTGGCCTTATTTACAGCCGCACAAAGATGCCGGCGCATGTGCATTGGATAGAACTGTTTCCATCCCGGGTTTATCCGGTATGTTCTCCGCAACTGGTAAAGGAAGCCGAGTGCCCGTTGAGTGTACAGCAGCTGGAAAACTATCCGTTGTTGATGGTCTCCACAGAAAAGGGTTACTGGGGCTGGGATGAATGGTTTGTATCACTGGGCGCTGACGAGCAGTTGCGACAAAGCCCCGTAGTTGTTGATACGTTGGCTGTTGCGCTGGAGATGGCGATAGCCGGACAGGGAATTGCGTTGGTGAATGGACCTGTCGCAGAGGATGCACTGGCGGCAGGTCAGTTAATACGGCCTGTGGCTGAATATACCGCCGGGAATGGCGAATGGGGCATTGCAGTGCCTAAGGCTTTACTGAATGATACACGGGTAATTACCTTTATAGACTGGCTTAAACAGCAAGCCAGCGGCGCTTAA
- a CDS encoding cytochrome b, which translates to MSEIRQNLQEHDQYSVLVKVIHWLMAFGFLLMWSSGYLMHGFFAEDSAGEEFIFGMHISTGVLLAMLLIIRIAARLLIKPPALPEGFTLLEKRAAHAGHLALYVLPAVIITLGWAETDFGGHGVTLFGIPMPKLFPTMDTWMGVKLEDFTSEYHELLAWTLLAVVVLHVAAVIKHRKAGHDVMHRMGLGK; encoded by the coding sequence ATGTCTGAAATACGTCAAAACTTACAAGAACATGATCAATATTCCGTATTAGTGAAGGTTATTCACTGGCTTATGGCATTTGGTTTTTTGCTTATGTGGTCCAGTGGCTATCTGATGCATGGCTTTTTTGCTGAAGACTCAGCCGGTGAAGAGTTTATTTTCGGGATGCATATCTCGACAGGGGTATTGCTGGCGATGTTGTTAATTATCCGCATTGCTGCCCGTTTACTGATTAAGCCGCCGGCGCTGCCAGAAGGGTTTACGCTGCTGGAAAAACGCGCTGCACATGCGGGGCATTTAGCTCTGTATGTCCTGCCGGCTGTGATCATTACATTAGGCTGGGCTGAGACAGATTTTGGCGGTCACGGAGTTACTCTTTTTGGTATCCCTATGCCTAAACTGTTTCCGACAATGGATACCTGGATGGGGGTTAAGCTGGAAGATTTTACCTCAGAATATCATGAACTTCTGGCCTGGACTTTGTTAGCGGTCGTTGTATTACATGTGGCTGCTGTCATTAAACATCGTAAGGCAGGTCATGATGTGATGCACCGGATGGGTCTTGGTAAATAA
- a CDS encoding NUDIX hydrolase has protein sequence MRLLRSAPKPEALTDDGRLFMRRAARGIILQGDNILLLYTARYDDYSLPGGGVDEGEDSIQGLIRELREETGATSVTNIQAYGQYDEYRPWHKPGFDWVLMRSLCYRCELVGELGEPQLEAHELQNGMHPVWMNIYEAIRHNEAIIAGSDKKGLSIDRETFLLRLIVSELLS, from the coding sequence ATGCGCTTGCTTCGTTCAGCTCCAAAACCGGAAGCACTTACTGATGACGGTCGTTTGTTTATGCGCCGTGCAGCCCGGGGCATTATTCTTCAGGGCGATAATATTTTGTTGCTGTATACCGCCCGTTATGATGATTACTCATTGCCAGGCGGTGGGGTTGATGAAGGGGAAGACAGTATTCAGGGACTGATTCGTGAGTTACGTGAAGAAACCGGAGCGACCAGCGTGACCAATATTCAGGCCTATGGTCAGTACGATGAATACCGTCCCTGGCATAAGCCTGGTTTTGACTGGGTACTGATGCGTTCACTCTGTTATCGCTGTGAGTTAGTTGGCGAACTGGGCGAGCCTCAGCTTGAAGCGCATGAGCTACAAAACGGCATGCATCCGGTATGGATGAATATTTATGAAGCAATCCGGCATAACGAAGCAATTATAGCCGGGAGTGATAAGAAGGGATTGTCGATCGATCGGGAAACTTTCTTACTGCGTCTGATTGTTTCTGAGTTACTTAGCTGA
- a CDS encoding BCCT family transporter: MYNDEELDRLIEKRGILKGLNSTLGITAIVMVGVFILYTVLLGQAASEQFLGLKAWIEQTLGWYYIAVMLMAFIACVYVMFSKVGQIRLGQDGDRPEFTNFAWFSMLFGCGTGAGMLFFSMSEPLIHFASGWSGGNPFLSSEVKAAVATFFEAKQAALSAGLMPGDEGFPVPNDLVADAVAGGLKLTIFHWGTVAWGMYAIVGLSLAYFAFRKGLPLSMRSSLYPLIGDKIYGPIGHTVDILAVFGTIFGIATTLGLGVEQIGSGLVSLGVLEEKSQTVTVVSILLITVIATFSATTGVAKGIKILSELNTWICIVILAYFLVASNANYLIASTLTGLGEYVSEAVQMTLWTARSPEERTWQGGWTIFYWGWWIAWAAFVGMFIARISRGRTVREFVVGVMLVPSMVAVVWFGVIGSAGIYEGIYGADMSIYNTAVNNWDYAGTLYAAFDVVTPGAMATVAKIAALVVVVVFFVTSADSGTLVLGRLLSFGRRPPVQQRIIWGMLLGAVTLMILLLGGKEALKALQAASIAGALPFTFVIIAMTIGLLKSLREESSDMVQDEEQIREMINKEISDLS, encoded by the coding sequence ATGTATAACGACGAAGAGTTAGACCGACTCATAGAGAAGCGAGGCATTCTTAAGGGCCTCAATTCGACTCTCGGCATTACAGCTATTGTTATGGTTGGGGTGTTTATTCTTTACACTGTTTTGCTTGGCCAGGCTGCAAGTGAACAGTTTCTCGGACTGAAAGCCTGGATTGAACAGACTTTAGGCTGGTATTACATTGCAGTGATGCTGATGGCATTTATTGCCTGTGTATATGTAATGTTTTCCAAAGTGGGTCAGATTCGTTTGGGGCAGGATGGCGATCGCCCAGAATTTACTAACTTTGCCTGGTTCTCCATGCTGTTTGGCTGTGGTACCGGTGCTGGCATGCTGTTTTTCTCGATGTCTGAACCGCTGATTCATTTTGCCAGTGGCTGGAGCGGTGGTAACCCGTTTCTTAGCTCAGAAGTTAAGGCGGCTGTGGCAACCTTCTTTGAAGCGAAACAGGCTGCTTTATCTGCTGGTCTGATGCCTGGAGATGAAGGTTTTCCTGTACCGAACGATCTGGTTGCAGATGCTGTTGCCGGCGGTCTGAAGCTGACGATCTTCCACTGGGGTACAGTGGCATGGGGTATGTACGCGATTGTAGGTTTATCGCTGGCGTATTTCGCATTCCGTAAAGGACTGCCGTTATCGATGCGTTCTTCTTTGTATCCGCTGATTGGCGATAAGATTTATGGCCCAATTGGTCACACTGTCGATATCCTGGCTGTATTCGGTACTATTTTCGGTATCGCGACTACGCTGGGCTTAGGAGTTGAGCAGATTGGTTCCGGTCTGGTTTCTCTGGGTGTTCTGGAAGAGAAATCACAGACAGTTACTGTTGTGTCTATATTGCTGATTACAGTAATTGCGACCTTCTCTGCAACCACTGGTGTGGCAAAAGGCATTAAGATTCTGTCTGAGCTGAATACCTGGATCTGTATTGTTATTCTCGCGTACTTCCTGGTTGCCAGTAATGCAAATTACCTGATTGCCAGCACGCTGACCGGTTTAGGTGAGTATGTGTCTGAAGCGGTCCAGATGACACTGTGGACAGCACGTAGCCCTGAAGAACGTACATGGCAGGGTGGCTGGACTATCTTCTACTGGGGCTGGTGGATTGCCTGGGCTGCATTCGTAGGCATGTTCATTGCGCGTATCTCCCGTGGTCGTACCGTACGTGAGTTTGTTGTGGGTGTAATGTTAGTACCTTCAATGGTTGCGGTTGTATGGTTTGGTGTAATTGGCTCTGCGGGTATCTATGAAGGTATCTACGGTGCTGATATGAGCATCTACAATACTGCTGTAAACAACTGGGATTATGCCGGTACGCTTTACGCAGCCTTTGATGTAGTAACGCCTGGGGCGATGGCTACTGTTGCAAAAATTGCAGCTCTGGTTGTAGTTGTGGTGTTCTTCGTAACTTCTGCTGACTCCGGTACGTTGGTATTGGGTCGTCTGTTATCTTTCGGCCGTCGTCCGCCGGTACAGCAGCGTATTATCTGGGGCATGCTGCTGGGTGCAGTAACTCTGATGATTCTGTTGCTGGGTGGTAAAGAAGCGCTGAAAGCACTGCAGGCAGCCTCTATTGCCGGTGCCTTGCCGTTCACCTTTGTCATTATCGCGATGACGATTGGCTTATTGAAATCACTTCGTGAAGAAAGCAGCGATATGGTTCAGGATGAAGAACAGATTCGCGAGATGATCAATAAGGAAATCTCTGATCTTTCCTAG
- a CDS encoding NAD(P)-dependent oxidoreductase, which produces MKIGFIGLGNVGGKLAGSLLRNGKDLTVRDLNQEFVDDFVSRGASSASSPKEMAEKCDVIITCLPSPAACSQVMEADDGVIAGLSAGKIWMEMSTTDEAEVRRIAELVEAKNAMPVDCPVSGGCHRAGTGNISIFAGCSREAFDQALPILTTMGRRIIHTGALGSASILKVVTNYLCTVHLAALAEALTASKVLGMDMNVAYEAIKASSGNSFVHETESQVILNGSRDISFTMDLVLKDVGIFDEVTKRKGMPLEIAPLMVEIFKDGQDRYGPREFSPNIIRRMEEACDVQVLGHNFPDEMLDDEPEEPGYEVVIPGRQDY; this is translated from the coding sequence ATGAAAATCGGATTTATCGGACTGGGTAACGTCGGCGGCAAACTTGCGGGTAGCTTATTACGTAACGGTAAAGATTTAACCGTCCGGGATCTTAATCAGGAATTTGTTGATGATTTCGTATCCCGTGGTGCCAGCAGCGCCAGCTCACCGAAAGAAATGGCCGAGAAGTGTGATGTGATCATTACCTGCCTGCCCTCTCCTGCTGCATGTTCTCAGGTTATGGAAGCCGACGACGGTGTCATTGCAGGCTTATCTGCCGGCAAAATCTGGATGGAAATGAGCACCACTGACGAAGCCGAAGTCCGTCGCATCGCTGAATTAGTTGAAGCCAAAAATGCAATGCCGGTCGACTGCCCAGTATCCGGTGGCTGTCACCGTGCCGGCACTGGCAACATTTCCATTTTCGCTGGCTGTAGCCGGGAAGCCTTTGACCAGGCACTGCCAATCCTCACGACCATGGGCCGTCGTATCATCCACACTGGCGCACTGGGCTCCGCGTCTATTCTTAAAGTCGTGACTAACTATCTGTGTACCGTACATCTCGCCGCCCTGGCTGAAGCACTGACTGCATCTAAAGTGCTGGGAATGGATATGAACGTTGCATATGAGGCCATTAAAGCATCTTCGGGCAACTCCTTCGTACATGAAACAGAATCTCAGGTCATCCTTAACGGCAGCCGCGATATCAGCTTCACTATGGACCTGGTCTTAAAAGACGTAGGTATCTTTGATGAAGTCACCAAGCGCAAAGGTATGCCTCTGGAGATTGCCCCACTGATGGTAGAAATATTCAAAGATGGCCAGGACCGTTACGGACCACGTGAATTTTCACCTAATATTATTCGCCGTATGGAAGAAGCCTGTGATGTACAGGTACTGGGGCATAACTTCCCCGATGAAATGCTCGACGATGAGCCGGAAGAGCCGGGCTATGAAGTCGTTATTCCGGGCCGTCAGGATTACTAA
- the dctP gene encoding TRAP transporter substrate-binding protein DctP, which yields MKRRNMLKAAAAGIAAAPLAMTATTAEAATVRLRMQTYWGTESDEIHDEFIDDIKTSSSKTLRVKRFRGSELVPNADMMQAVGKGTIDMCQGYSGYWPGQLDIASIEAGLPGAWTDYDEAQYVMESKGLIDLIREAYAEKGIHYLGPIMGGPFDLLTTKPVKSLEDLKTMKIRATPSIAKVLEKFDIPTVYLPGGELYLGLSTGTIDGVIYAGTNEYKALKLFESAKYYTFLNMVNPGYTDDMLINKAKWDGMSPEHQRIIEMAYAKHARKMHTWMVSGSIEAGTEGLFEYNSLSEEDSQRLRTAARVIWEEEAAKSERNAKAIKILEAAAKATGRA from the coding sequence ATGAAAAGAAGAAATATGCTAAAAGCAGCTGCTGCCGGTATCGCAGCAGCCCCTCTGGCAATGACGGCAACGACAGCTGAAGCAGCAACAGTACGCCTGCGTATGCAAACTTACTGGGGCACTGAGTCTGACGAAATTCACGACGAATTCATCGACGACATCAAAACCTCCTCTAGCAAAACACTGCGGGTTAAGCGTTTCCGCGGCAGTGAGCTGGTACCTAATGCCGATATGATGCAGGCAGTTGGTAAAGGCACCATCGACATGTGTCAGGGTTACTCCGGTTACTGGCCTGGCCAGCTGGATATCGCATCCATTGAAGCCGGTCTGCCAGGCGCATGGACTGACTACGACGAAGCTCAGTATGTAATGGAATCTAAAGGTCTGATCGATCTGATCCGTGAAGCATACGCAGAGAAAGGTATTCATTACCTGGGCCCAATCATGGGCGGTCCATTCGACCTTCTGACCACTAAACCGGTTAAGAGCCTGGAAGATCTGAAAACCATGAAGATCCGTGCGACACCAAGTATCGCAAAGGTTCTGGAAAAATTTGATATTCCTACGGTATACCTGCCAGGTGGCGAACTGTACCTGGGTCTGTCTACCGGTACTATCGACGGCGTAATCTATGCAGGTACTAACGAGTACAAAGCACTGAAACTGTTTGAATCTGCTAAGTACTACACCTTCCTGAACATGGTTAACCCAGGTTACACCGATGACATGCTGATCAACAAAGCGAAGTGGGATGGAATGTCTCCTGAGCATCAGCGCATCATCGAAATGGCATACGCGAAACACGCGCGTAAGATGCACACCTGGATGGTTAGCGGTTCTATAGAAGCCGGTACTGAAGGTCTGTTCGAATACAACAGCCTGAGCGAAGAAGATTCTCAGCGTCTGCGGACTGCTGCCCGGGTTATCTGGGAAGAAGAAGCCGCTAAGTCTGAGCGAAACGCTAAAGCCATCAAGATCCTTGAAGCCGCTGCTAAAGCGACCGGGAGAGCGTAA